The Bacteroidales bacterium nucleotide sequence ACGACCTGTTTACAATAATTATGACTTTTAACAATATTGCCTTTGTTCAAATAGTAATATGCATTTATGTGGTAAAGCATCATCCTTGAAAAAAAAGAATCAGCTATTTTTTCATTTTTAATATATGAGTTATTCATAATTTTCTCATATTTTTCTAATTCTGAATCACTACGAATCGGGGTACCTTCATTATTCAAAATAAGAATTTCATAAAAAAGTTGTCTGTAGATACTTTTGTTTTTGAGAATTTTTAGTTTTTCAATTTCATCTTTATAGTCGCTTATGAGATATTTTTTCAAATCGGATGTTTTTGTGGTAATAAAAGCTATTTTGCTTTTCCATTCTAGTATTTCAATAACACCAATATAATATAAATTATCCTGAGCTATTTTTTCTGCTTTTTCGAGAAAATATACACACTGATCGTATAGACCTTTATGATACAAAATCTCAACAAATCTTAGCAATTCTTTTATTTTTGATTCTTCTGAAATTTCTGCGTGGTAAACAGTAAGACTTCTTAATATTAACTTATGAAGTAGATTTTTTGTTACATGCAATTGAGAGATGAAATTTTCTTTTGAAAACTTCTCTTTCACAATTTCATCCTTGTACTCTTCTAACTTAGCTATGAAATCAAAAAGTTTTACATAATTACTGTTTTTTCTATTGTTTGATGCAAATATTTTAAAATATCTTTTTTCTTGTTTCGACATTGATTTTATTAAACAAAATAATTTGTCTGACATATGTTGGAAATTTAAGTTTTAATCCTAACAAAGATAAGTAACATATTTATTATTAAAGTATATAATGTTAGCAAATCTAATTTGGAAGTTTACATTTTATCGAAAGTTGATTTGAAATTAAATCAGTTGAGTTTTACTTTGGTGCAGATTTTATAAACATAAAAATTAGAAAACATGAAAAGAAATTTGTTTATCTTAGCAATCGTATCACTTGCTTTTGTGATAGGTTGTCAAAAAGAGGATTTTAAAGAAGAATCCCAAGCTGTTGTAAATGGAAACGAAGAGGTTATTCCATTTGAACTTCCCGAACCTATTGAATTCCCTGAGTTCGTTGAGTGTAAACTGCCAGAATCAACAGAAAAATGGGGAGGGACTCCCCATAGCAAGTTGATGTTTATTGCTGCCAAATATTGGAAACTTTCCGATAGTAGAGCAAACAGAATGGCTGCTGGTGCACCTATGCCAGACCAACACGACAACGAAGGAACTATCCCTGGAACACAGCAATGGCGACATGGATACATCTATCTGTATGGTTATTATACAGGAATAGGTGTTGCTGATGCGATGTGTGCTAATAATATTAACGGAAGTGGTTATAATAAGAGAAGTGCATTTTACTATTATCCTTCAAACAAGTGGATGGGTGATTGGTACTTAGGCTATGCTGCTCATTATTTGCAAGATGTTGCAAATCCATGGCACACCTCTGCAAATATCTATCAACAATTAGCAACTCATAATGGATATGAAAATTGGGTGTCTGCTAACTGGGATTCTGGTCATAATTTTGAAAGTGTAGTAAATGCAGATAAATACTACTATTCAGTTACTAATCCGGCAGCAGCTGTCAGATATTTAGCACTTTGGAGTAATTACAGAAATACAACTATTTACGATGCCTATGTTGCATCAGGGAAGCCAACTGGACTCAATGGAGGTAATGATGCTTTAATAGAGGGCACAAAAGAACTTTTGATAGCTGCATGCAGATATTCAAAGGGGCTTATCAAACACACGCTTGATGCTGAAAATGCTTGGTAATATTTTTTAATTTTAAGGGGCTGTCTTAACTTTTGGGACAGCCCCTTTCTTATAATACTCATCAACAAATGCCTTTCGGTGTTCTTTGGATAGTCCGTTGTAATTTCGTGACTTAGGCTTAGGGTCAGTAAATTTACCTTCTAAACTGTTATCAGTACCGAGAATACTTAATTCTATATTATCGTATCACGCACATAAATTAAGGTGTATTGTGCTTTATAACTAAGATAAACATTGCGAAGTCTTAGGTGAGTATAATGACTTTTTTCTATCAATAAAATTGGCATTTAAATGCCAGACATTTAAAACACTGATTACCAAGTATTTTCCTGTTTTTTGCTGTGGCATGCGAACCACTATAAAAGCAAATTTTTAATCATATCATTGTAAATACTGTAAGATTGGTAACTATGGACTTTATGGAAGATTTTATCATTGCCTTTTAGTATTAAGCCGAAAATTATATTAATTTTGAGTATTCAACACACAAATTTAATAATACAGAATAAAGCTGATACGAACAAAACATTGATAATCAACGATATAATTATTAAGCGTACGTGTTCCATATTATCTAAAACCTAAAAATTACAATAGCATGAAATCAAAATTTTTCGCATTAACATTAACGTTATTAATTTCTAGTAATTTAATCTCACAAACCGCATGTGAGCAAACAGTTGAACAGCTAAACAACTTATTACAACATCGTCTTGACAGAGTAGAAAAGCTAGTAGATGACGTAATGTGGTTTCAGCGGTTAAACGACATCGCCTACGTTGACAAACTTTTTATTACAGGACCGCCACCGGCAAAAGAGAAAAATCCAACTGCTTTGGGAGCTGGTAATCCTATAAAATTTTGGACTTATGCAATTTTTCCAAAAGATATTGACCGTTCGAAAAAATACCCATTAATTGTCTTGCCACATGGAGGAGTACATGCAGATTTTACAACATATCATTTTCATATTATCAGGGAGATGATTTCACAGGGATACGTAGTCGTAGCCCCTGAATACAGAGGAAGTACAGGTTATGGTAAAGGACATTACGAAAAAATTGACTACGGCGGATTGGAAGTTGATGATGTTTTAGCCAGCAAGAACTACATGATAGAAAACTACGGTTTTATTGACAAAAATCGTGTTGGCATTGTTGGTTGGAGCCATGGAGGACTAATTACACTTATGAATATTTTTAATTTTCCGGACGATTATAAGGTTGCATTTGCAGGTGTACCTGTTAGCGATATAGTTGCAAGAATGGGCTATTACCATGATGATTACAGAAAGTTATTTGAAACAGATTATCATATCGGAAAGTCGGCTCACGAAGATGTCAATGAATACCGCAGACGATCCCCAGCATGGAACACTCACAAATTCAAAGACACACCATTACTAATTCATACTAATACCAATGATGAAGATGTAAATGTACTTGAGGTAGAACATCTTATCAAATCTTTAAAAGCCGATAATAAAAAATTTGAATATGAAATTTTTAAAGATATCCCGGGCGGTCACTCATTTGACAGAATGGACACAAAAACAGCTAAAGAAATAAGAATAAAAATATATAAATTTCTTTCCAAACACCTTAAACCCGAAAATCCAATTACTAACTTAGAACAGCTAAACAAAGCTGGGTATCGATTTTAAAAACTTTATTTAGGCGCAGAACTTTTTATCCGTTTAATATGTTATTAGATAAAATATACGTTTGCTATTTTATAAATTGTTTCGTAATTTTGTAGAGTTAATATTTTAATGTATGGCAAAAACAAAAGAGACATTGTTATCGGAGATTCAGTCTAAGTTAAGCAGATTGATAGTGTTGTATAACAATTGTAAAGAAGCTAACGCAATGTTAACTTTGGAGATTCAGGAAATCCGATCTCGTTTGGACGAAAAGGAGTTGCAATATAAAGAGTTAGAACAAAAACATATCAATTTAAAAGCAGCTCGTTCATTATCAGATACGCCTGAGAGTTCGTTAGATGCCAAACAAAAAATTAACGAAATCGTGCGAGAAATTGATCAATGTTTAACACTCTTAACTCAATAGAATTGCAATAAATGGGAGACGAAATTACCATAAGAGTAAGTATAGCCGAAAGATACTATCCAATCAAAATTGATAGTAATGATGAAGAACGTATCCGATTAGCGGCAAAGCGTATTAATGATGCTGTGCTTCAATATAAAAAAGTGTATTCAGACAAGGATACACAAGACTTTTTGGCTATGGCAACTTTGCAATTTGTATCAAAATTAACCCAACTCGAGGATAATAAAACCGACAATCAACTTGTCGAAATTCTTGAAAAATTAAACTATGACCTTGATATAGCCATTGAAAAAGAGTAAAAAACGACGTTCTTATACATAACAAAATATTGCCCGCACCAATACTTTGGGGTTTAGAAAAATCAACACTACTAAACATTGGCGACAAGCTAAATTTGGCAATGACAGGCCTCACTCTTGTTTCGACAAGAGTTTCGTAAGAAACAGTGGAAGTCAGAACCAAAATTGCAGCGCCAGACATGTCTGAAAGGATTTTTCCTTAAATGACTAAAGAACTTTGGTGCGGGCTTTTTTTATTTAAATACTAAATAAAATGAAGCATACAATATAATATAAGCGGTACATTTAAACTCAATTATAAACTTTAATTTATCTATAATACAATGGAAATAAATTTAATAATCGTATTACTGCTCCTATCATTCACTTTAGGTGCAGTGCTTTCATATATAATATGGCAAAAAGTACAAAAAAGAAAGAAAGAGCGAATAATTGCTGAAGCTCAAGCAGAAGCAGAAGTTACCAGAAAAGAGAAAATTTTGCAAGCTAAGGAAAAATTTCTGCAGTTAAAAAGTGAACACGAGAAATACGTAGCCGAAAAAAATTCAAAATTAACGGCTATGGAAACAAAAGCAAAGCAGCGAGAAACTGCTATTGCTCAAAAAATTGAAGAAACTAACCGTAAAAGCAAAGAGATAGATATTATTCGTGACAACCTCACCCAACAAATGGAAATGGTTGAGAAAAAAAGCGAAGAACTTGAAAAATTGCAACGGCAAACTATCGAACAATTGGAAACCATAAGCGGTCTATCTGTTGAAGATGCAAAATCACAATTAGTCGAATCTCTCAAAGCAGAAGCTCGAACCGAAGCAATGGCTTACATTAATGAGGTTATGGACGAAGCTAAACTTACTGCCAGTAAGGAAGCAAAACGCGTTGTGGTACAAACAATTCAACGTGTTGCTACTGAACATGCTATAGAAAACTCGGTTACTGTTTTTCACATTGAGAACGACGAAATAAAAGGGCGAATAATAGGTCGTGAAGGACGTAATATCAGAGCCTTAGAAGCTGCTACTGGTGTAGAAATAATTGTTGACGACACACCCGAAGCAATTATTTTGTCTGCATTCGACCCTGTCAGACGTGAAATTGCACGTTTGGCTCTTCATCAATTAGTAACTGACGGTAGAATCCATCCTGCACGTATTGAAGAGGTTGTTAACAGGGTTCAAAAACAGATTGAAGAAGAGATTGTTGAGACAGGAAAAAGAACAGCTATCGACCTTGGAATACACGGGCTACACCCAGAGCTGGTAAGACTAATAGGCAAAATGAAATATCGAAGCTCATACGGGCAAAACCTTCTACAACACAGTCGTGAGGTGGCAAACCTGTCAGCTATAATGGCTTCAGAACTTGGGCTTAACAGCAAATTAGCAAAGAGAGCTGGTTTACTCCATGATATAGGCAAGGTGCCCGATGACGAGCCAGAACTACCACACGCAGTACTTGGAATGAAATTGGCAGAAAAGTATAAAGAAAAACCCGAAGTATGCAATGCTATTGGCTCACACCACGAAGAGGTTGAAATGAATACACTGCTTGCTCCAATTGTACAAGTATGTGACGCCATTTCTGGTGCAAGACCCGGCGCACGACGCGAGGTTGTCGAATCGTACATAAAAAGACTTAAAGAACTTGAAGATCTTGCACTTAGTCATAGCGGAGTGTTAAAAACATATGCTATTCAAGCTGGAAGAGAGTTACGAGTTATTGTTGGAAGTGATAAAGTATCTGATAAAGAGGCAGAAACACTATCTTTCGACATTGCAAGGAAAATTCAAGACGGTATGACATATCCCGGACAGATTAAAGTTACTGTGATTAGAGAAACACGTTCAGTAAACTATGCGAAATAAAGTATCCTAAAATTGATTGTGTATAAAATCCCTGATTACATTTTTGTAGTAAGGGTCCCAGCAAAACAAACAGGCTGGATGAGCAAAGCAGGATATAAATTTAATGATAAAGGTGTTGCGATTTGTTCTGAAAATAATGAAACTTATCTATTTAGAAAAAATGTCGTAAAAAAATATTAATTATGCTACGTACCTATTTTTTTATTCCAGCCTCTAAACCACGGTTTATAGAAAAAATGGATACCATTGCCGCCGATACATTCGTTTTTGATTTCGAAGATGCAATTGCCGAATCAGAAAATGAGGTCGCATTTGAAAACATAAAAAAGGTTGATGGCGTTGAACAGTACTGGGTTAGACCACGATTGTTTAACCGTAATGAAGAGATTAATGACGCACAACTAAAGAGACTGTTTAATTTGGGGTTTAAAAATTATTTTTTGCCTAAAATAAGCACACCTGAAGAACTACAAAGCATATACAATGTTTTTGATTATTACGACACAACAGATATCCAATGGATTTTACTGATAGAGAGTCCGTTATCATTAATTAATATTCCACATTTTTTTAGTGAATCCAAGTTCCCGATCAAAGGCATTGCACTTGGAGCACAAGACTATGCTGCAAAAACCAATATGCGTTTTACAAATGAAGAGATAAGTTGGGCAAGAAAAGTCGTTCTTAATGCTGCATATGCATACAATGTAGAAGCTATTGACTTTGCCAGCATGAATATCGGCGACATCAAAGAGTTTGAAAACGAGGTTTTAACAGGCTTTAAAATGGGATACACCGCAAAAATAATTGTCCACCCAAACCAACTACAAGTTGTAAAAAACATTGAGTATTACAGCAAAGCAGAAATTGAAAGAGCCGTAAAAATCAGCAGACAAATTGATTTTTCACAACTTAATGATTTTTCTATTGTAGTTGTCGATGGCAAATTGTACGAAAAGGCACATTTAAAAAGAATAGAACGTATAATAGAATACGCCAAAGTCAAAAACTTGATTTCATAAACATATTGGCAAAATCCACCCAATTGTAATACAAAAATATATTTAAAGATAAAACAAAGACCTAAACCACTGAAGTTTAAAATAGATTTTAAATTGCCCTACGGATATGGCTTCTGAAAAAATTCTTTGGTTTGAAGAGTTATCATCAACAAATAAAACAGCATGGCAATATATTGACAAACAGTCGGGATTTTGTATAGCTACAGGCTTTCAAAGTTCGGGCAGAGGTCAGGCTGGTAATAGCTGGGCATCAGAACCTAACAAAAACCTTTTAGCAAGTTACATATTTAGTTTGGATATAAAACCTGCGGAATGCTTTGCCATATCTATGATTACATCTTTAGCAGTAGTAAGCCTGCTAAATTCGTACAATTGCACCGCCAAAATAAAATGGCCAAACGATATTATTGTAGATAACAAAAAAATTGCCGGCATATTGATAGAAAACATCGTATCGGGCAATAGAGTTGAAAAAAGCATAATAGGTGTTGGATTAAATCTCAATCAAACAGAGTTTGCAGGATTGCCAAATGCAACAAGCCTAAAACTAAAACTTAAAACAGATTTAGATATCAAAACAATTGCAAGTGAGTTACAACGTTATTTAATCGCAGGGTTTGAAAAAAACAAAAAACCATCTCGGGAACTAAAAGAATCATATTTTGAACTACTATTCAAAAAAGACAAATCAATATACAGAGATAACAATTCAACTTTTGAAGGAAAAATAGTAGATATAGACTTTGATGGTGCACTAAAAATTCAGAAAAGCGACAATTGCACCAAATCATATTACTTTAAAGAAGTCCAAATGCTGTAT carries:
- a CDS encoding S9 family peptidase, producing MKSKFFALTLTLLISSNLISQTACEQTVEQLNNLLQHRLDRVEKLVDDVMWFQRLNDIAYVDKLFITGPPPAKEKNPTALGAGNPIKFWTYAIFPKDIDRSKKYPLIVLPHGGVHADFTTYHFHIIREMISQGYVVVAPEYRGSTGYGKGHYEKIDYGGLEVDDVLASKNYMIENYGFIDKNRVGIVGWSHGGLITLMNIFNFPDDYKVAFAGVPVSDIVARMGYYHDDYRKLFETDYHIGKSAHEDVNEYRRRSPAWNTHKFKDTPLLIHTNTNDEDVNVLEVEHLIKSLKADNKKFEYEIFKDIPGGHSFDRMDTKTAKEIRIKIYKFLSKHLKPENPITNLEQLNKAGYRF
- a CDS encoding cell division protein ZapA, with amino-acid sequence MGDEITIRVSIAERYYPIKIDSNDEERIRLAAKRINDAVLQYKKVYSDKDTQDFLAMATLQFVSKLTQLEDNKTDNQLVEILEKLNYDLDIAIEKE
- the rny gene encoding ribonuclease Y gives rise to the protein MEINLIIVLLLLSFTLGAVLSYIIWQKVQKRKKERIIAEAQAEAEVTRKEKILQAKEKFLQLKSEHEKYVAEKNSKLTAMETKAKQRETAIAQKIEETNRKSKEIDIIRDNLTQQMEMVEKKSEELEKLQRQTIEQLETISGLSVEDAKSQLVESLKAEARTEAMAYINEVMDEAKLTASKEAKRVVVQTIQRVATEHAIENSVTVFHIENDEIKGRIIGREGRNIRALEAATGVEIIVDDTPEAIILSAFDPVRREIARLALHQLVTDGRIHPARIEEVVNRVQKQIEEEIVETGKRTAIDLGIHGLHPELVRLIGKMKYRSSYGQNLLQHSREVANLSAIMASELGLNSKLAKRAGLLHDIGKVPDDEPELPHAVLGMKLAEKYKEKPEVCNAIGSHHEEVEMNTLLAPIVQVCDAISGARPGARREVVESYIKRLKELEDLALSHSGVLKTYAIQAGRELRVIVGSDKVSDKEAETLSFDIARKIQDGMTYPGQIKVTVIRETRSVNYAK
- a CDS encoding biotin--[acetyl-CoA-carboxylase] ligase, with amino-acid sequence MASEKILWFEELSSTNKTAWQYIDKQSGFCIATGFQSSGRGQAGNSWASEPNKNLLASYIFSLDIKPAECFAISMITSLAVVSLLNSYNCTAKIKWPNDIIVDNKKIAGILIENIVSGNRVEKSIIGVGLNLNQTEFAGLPNATSLKLKLKTDLDIKTIASELQRYLIAGFEKNKKPSRELKESYFELLFKKDKSIYRDNNSTFEGKIVDIDFDGALKIQKSDNCTKSYYFKEVQMLY